From one Mytilus trossulus isolate FHL-02 chromosome 10, PNRI_Mtr1.1.1.hap1, whole genome shotgun sequence genomic stretch:
- the LOC134687789 gene encoding uncharacterized protein LOC134687789 — protein sequence MEASNILKLLCCLLCVADHDVTGIPYPGDDASVPELVQYYHQLCYTSLQICGFLLFVHGTFMSCSMLKRLKRRLNIRRRNNQSPLPTVVRTILALHRNGLSNVGYRYMWRTLNIGFGLCVTQSRARLCLRTIDQQGVLNRSRRVLRRRVYYNRGPNYLIHVDGYDKLKPYGIAIHGAIDGYSRKLLWLIASPSNNQLSVVTI from the exons ATGGAAGCAAGCAATATTTTAAAG TTACTCTGTTGTCTCCTTTGTGTTGCTGATCATGACGTTACAGGAATACCTTACCCAGGCGATGATGCTTCTGTGCCTGAACTAGTCCAATACTATCATCAATTATGCTACACGTCCCTTCAAATATGTGgatttcttttgtttgttcACGGAACATTCATGAGTTGTTCCATGTTAAAAAGACTTAAGAGAAGATTAAATATCAGACGGCGTAACAACCAGTCGCCATTACCTACAGTTGTAAGGACAATCCTGGCTTTACACCGTAATGGCCTGTCTAATGTTGGATACAGGTATATGTGGAGGACTCTGAATATAGGCTTTGGACTTTGCGTCACACAATCAAGAGCAAGGCTTTGCTTAAGAACAATAGACCAACAGGGTGTACTCAACAGATCGCGTCGAGTTCTTCGAAGGAGAGTGTACTACAATAGAGGACCAAACTATCTGATTCATGTCGATGGTTACGATAAATTAAAACCCTACGGCATAGCTATACATGGGGCAATCGATGGATACTCTCGTAAACTTTTATGGTTGATAGCAAGTCCCTCCAACAATCAGTTATCAGTTGTGaccatttga